From the genome of Geoglobus ahangari, one region includes:
- the nifU gene encoding Fe-S cluster assembly scaffold protein NifU produces the protein MYSEKVLEHFRNPRNVGVIEDADGVGTVGNPVCGDLMTMYIKVEDDRIVDIKFQTFGCGAAIATSSMATELAKGKTLEEALKITKQTVAEALGGLPPQKMHCSNLAADALKRAIADYLKKAGRIEDLKRLGLDNLPEEDEHDDHGELCPM, from the coding sequence GTGTACAGCGAGAAGGTTCTCGAGCACTTCAGGAATCCGAGGAATGTTGGGGTTATAGAGGACGCCGATGGCGTTGGAACGGTCGGAAATCCCGTCTGCGGAGATCTCATGACCATGTACATCAAGGTGGAGGACGACAGGATTGTTGACATAAAGTTCCAGACATTTGGCTGTGGTGCTGCAATAGCGACGAGCAGCATGGCGACGGAGCTTGCGAAGGGTAAGACCCTCGAGGAGGCGCTCAAGATAACTAAGCAGACTGTGGCTGAAGCGCTTGGCGGTCTGCCACCCCAGAAGATGCACTGCTCAAACCTTGCGGCAGATGCTCTAAAGCGCGCCATAGCCGATTACCTCAAGAAGGCGGGCAGGATCGAAGACCTGAAGAGGCTCGGGCTCGACAACCTGCCTGAAGAGGACGAGCACGACGATCACGGCGAGCTCTGCCCCATGTGA
- a CDS encoding ferritin family protein — protein MTPEEILEKAKQLEAEAIRTYMELKEGADAETSELLDFLIAQEREHLHMINDRLKALRILRK, from the coding sequence ATGACTCCGGAGGAGATTCTCGAGAAGGCGAAGCAGCTCGAAGCTGAGGCGATACGCACCTACATGGAGCTGAAGGAGGGTGCTGACGCCGAGACTTCTGAGCTCCTCGACTTCCTCATAGCTCAGGAGAGGGAGCACCTCCACATGATAAACGACAGGCTGAAGGCTCTTAGGATTCTCAGAAAATGA